From Nocardioides daedukensis, the proteins below share one genomic window:
- a CDS encoding type II secretion system F family protein, with protein sequence MVLVLGTVLIFAALFIVFAAVGGLSPERQGVARSLEVLEAMTSSPEALTKESDKSFSERVLDPLLARTQKLGRRITGADQAERIRGQLDRAGNPRGWTVDRVSSAKILGTLGGLAAAAYFVLILTPAWPITALLVLAFVVLGFFAPNIYLYNTASKRNEQILKDLPDALDLLTISVEAGLGFDAALQQVARNTGGPLAGELTRVLQEMQIGRSRSEALRGLGERTTVQDLRSFVGAMVQADAVGIPIAQVLRVQSKEMRTRRRQRAEEKAAQVPVKIMIPVILFILPCLMIVVMGPGILSMIEAFSDT encoded by the coding sequence ATGGTTCTCGTGCTCGGCACAGTCCTGATCTTTGCCGCCCTCTTCATCGTCTTCGCTGCCGTGGGCGGCCTCAGCCCCGAACGGCAGGGAGTCGCCCGCTCGCTCGAGGTGCTCGAGGCAATGACCTCCAGTCCGGAGGCGCTCACCAAGGAGAGCGACAAGTCGTTCTCCGAACGGGTCCTCGACCCTCTGCTGGCACGCACCCAAAAACTCGGGCGGCGGATCACCGGCGCTGACCAGGCCGAGCGCATCCGAGGGCAACTGGATCGGGCGGGCAACCCGAGGGGCTGGACCGTCGACCGGGTCTCCTCGGCGAAGATCCTGGGCACCTTGGGTGGGCTCGCCGCGGCGGCCTACTTCGTACTGATCCTCACCCCGGCATGGCCGATCACCGCCTTGCTGGTGCTCGCCTTCGTGGTGCTGGGCTTCTTCGCGCCGAACATCTATCTCTACAACACCGCTTCGAAGCGGAACGAGCAGATCCTCAAGGACCTGCCCGATGCACTCGATCTGCTCACCATCTCGGTCGAGGCCGGGCTCGGGTTCGACGCAGCTCTGCAGCAAGTTGCCCGCAACACCGGCGGTCCTCTGGCCGGCGAGTTGACCCGCGTGCTGCAGGAGATGCAGATCGGTCGCAGCCGCAGTGAGGCCCTGCGCGGCCTCGGCGAGCGGACCACGGTGCAGGACCTGAGGTCCTTCGTCGGTGCGATGGTCCAGGCCGACGCGGTCGGCATCCCGATCGCCCAGGTCCTTCGAGTCCAGTCCAAGGAGATGCGGACCCGGCGGCGGCAGCGGGCGGAGGAGAAGGCGGCCCAGGTGCCGGTCAAGATCATGATCCCGGTGATCCTCTTCATCCTGCCGTGCCTGATGATCGTCGTCATGGGACCGGGGATCTTGAGCATGATCGAGGCCTTCTCCGACACATGA
- a CDS encoding sensor histidine kinase, protein MTEVDERSRYASVTAGARVFALIVLAAPVAFTGDYGPILNVILVAAVWMIAIFVEGLHRIPVLPALVLEAGLVTFLAAWTLADSRVLLPAIGLPLFIGGLVRGSRGMLEVAVAELVVLTVTIVPNNAIERTADLVWTVFTWLMVGLGFGAIGAIVHNLRAETPSTAGSYRDARALIAQLINLSGELVDGLDPVGISRNVLGLTRAELPLTAAVVYTPSIFGPTPLVEGDVATAGIQLRDALIEQVFAAAEPLIVEDQLAFPLLTEAGVVAVVAGVIEPQTRGESSALLAKAKALTRSFTPEAVQLDTALLFTTVRDEATTEERHRLARDLHDGVAQDLAALGYLIDGLEETSTTTEQAEQVEELRSELSKVVAELRRSIFSLRNDANAGNTLGQSIEALAGHIQSRSGIPVVVELDEGESRLRGGVEQELLRIAQEAMNNAVKHARASKIVVSCTVHPPHAEIRVQDNGRGLQVGRDDSHGLRIMKERARRIGARLDLHNSTEHAGVELVVALGATRNAGQVPGNQTG, encoded by the coding sequence ATGACCGAGGTCGACGAACGATCCCGCTATGCCTCCGTCACGGCGGGGGCACGAGTCTTCGCACTGATCGTCCTGGCTGCGCCCGTCGCCTTCACCGGTGACTACGGACCGATCCTCAACGTGATTCTGGTTGCGGCCGTCTGGATGATCGCGATCTTCGTCGAGGGGTTGCACCGGATCCCGGTGCTTCCGGCCCTCGTCCTCGAGGCCGGTCTGGTCACGTTCCTCGCCGCCTGGACTCTCGCCGACTCGCGCGTGCTGCTCCCGGCCATCGGTCTCCCGCTCTTCATCGGCGGACTCGTCCGGGGCAGTCGCGGAATGCTGGAGGTGGCCGTCGCCGAGCTCGTGGTTCTCACCGTGACCATCGTCCCGAACAACGCGATCGAGCGCACTGCGGACCTGGTCTGGACGGTCTTCACCTGGCTGATGGTTGGTCTGGGCTTCGGTGCGATCGGCGCCATCGTGCACAACCTGCGCGCCGAAACACCCAGCACTGCCGGCTCCTATCGCGACGCCCGTGCCCTGATCGCCCAACTCATCAACCTGTCGGGCGAGCTCGTCGACGGACTCGACCCGGTCGGGATCAGTCGAAACGTCCTGGGGCTGACCCGCGCAGAGCTGCCTCTCACCGCGGCCGTGGTCTACACCCCGTCGATCTTCGGCCCCACTCCGCTGGTCGAGGGCGACGTGGCGACGGCCGGCATCCAGCTGCGAGATGCTCTCATCGAGCAGGTCTTCGCTGCAGCGGAGCCCCTCATCGTCGAGGACCAGCTCGCGTTCCCGTTGCTGACCGAGGCCGGCGTGGTGGCCGTCGTCGCCGGCGTCATCGAGCCGCAGACTCGGGGCGAGTCGTCGGCGCTGCTCGCCAAGGCCAAAGCCTTGACCCGGAGCTTCACCCCGGAAGCCGTGCAACTCGACACCGCGCTGCTCTTCACGACCGTGCGCGACGAAGCGACCACCGAGGAACGGCACCGGCTGGCCAGGGACCTCCACGACGGAGTGGCCCAGGACCTGGCCGCGCTGGGTTATCTCATCGATGGACTCGAGGAGACCTCGACGACGACCGAACAGGCCGAGCAGGTCGAGGAGCTTCGCAGCGAGCTCTCCAAGGTGGTCGCCGAGCTGCGTCGCTCCATCTTCAGTCTGCGCAACGACGCGAACGCCGGCAACACGCTCGGGCAGTCCATCGAGGCACTCGCCGGTCACATCCAGAGCCGGTCCGGTATCCCGGTCGTGGTCGAGCTCGATGAAGGTGAGTCCCGCCTGCGTGGCGGGGTGGAGCAGGAGCTGCTCCGGATCGCCCAGGAGGCGATGAACAACGCGGTCAAGCATGCCCGCGCCTCCAAGATCGTGGTCAGCTGCACGGTCCACCCACCGCACGCGGAGATCAGGGTCCAGGACAACGGCCGAGGACTGCAGGTGGGCCGGGACGACTCCCACGGTCTGCGCATCATGAAGGAGCGAGCCCGACGGATCGGGGCCCGGCTGGACCTGCACAACTCCACGGAGCATGCCGGCGTCGAACTCGTTGTTGCGCTCGGTGCCACCCGAAATGCTGGGCAAGTGCCGGGGAACCAGACAGGATGA
- a CDS encoding response regulator transcription factor, with product MADTPTLPPVPVVLVDDHELIRTGLARAFERDPGMTVVGQAGGVAQALSVIRETKPVVVVTDLQLPDGNGLDIVRSIRKNDPAMGLVVLTMHSGDDQIFGAMEAGASAFVGKDAPSKEVLSAARHAAVSPRTFLCSNLAGAMMRRSRDDRPRLSEREQEVLSLLAEGLGTGAIARQLYMSESTAKTHIAKIYQKLGATNRAQALVTAMRMNLLSSVTP from the coding sequence ATGGCCGACACACCGACCCTCCCGCCCGTCCCCGTTGTCCTGGTCGACGACCATGAACTGATCCGTACCGGTCTGGCGCGGGCCTTCGAGCGCGACCCCGGGATGACCGTCGTGGGACAGGCCGGCGGTGTGGCGCAAGCTCTGTCGGTGATCCGCGAGACGAAACCGGTCGTCGTGGTGACCGATCTCCAGCTCCCCGACGGCAATGGTCTGGACATCGTTCGTTCCATCCGCAAGAACGACCCTGCGATGGGCCTGGTGGTGCTGACCATGCACTCGGGTGACGATCAGATCTTCGGGGCCATGGAGGCCGGTGCCTCTGCGTTCGTCGGCAAGGACGCGCCCAGCAAGGAGGTCCTCAGCGCCGCCCGGCACGCGGCCGTCTCACCGCGCACGTTCCTGTGTTCGAACCTGGCCGGGGCGATGATGCGCCGCTCCCGCGACGACCGCCCCCGCCTCTCCGAGCGCGAGCAGGAAGTGCTCTCGCTCCTGGCGGAGGGACTGGGCACCGGCGCGATCGCCCGCCAGCTCTACATGAGCGAGTCCACGGCCAAGACGCACATCGCGAAGATCTACCAGAAGCTCGGCGCGACCAACCGCGCCCAGGCACTGGTCACCGCGATGCGGATGAACCTGCTCTCCTCGGTCACCCCCTGA
- a CDS encoding Flp family type IVb pilin, with translation MIEFYCKFMAFMTAERDEEGATAVEYGLLVALIAAVIIGVVVTLGTEISSAFTSITDKLPGGTTTTTGS, from the coding sequence ATGATCGAGTTCTACTGCAAGTTCATGGCCTTCATGACTGCCGAGCGCGACGAAGAGGGTGCTACCGCCGTCGAATACGGGCTGCTGGTCGCGCTCATCGCAGCCGTGATCATCGGCGTGGTCGTCACGCTCGGTACGGAGATCAGCTCGGCGTTCACCTCCATCACGGACAAGCTGCCCGGCGGCACGACCACCACGACCGGCAGCTGA
- a CDS encoding Flp family type IVb pilin has translation MEFIIRGRSRHLEQGELVNDESGATAVEYALLLALVAAVIFGALQLFGGAVAGLFTLPDW, from the coding sequence ATGGAATTCATCATCCGTGGCCGCAGTCGGCATTTAGAGCAAGGCGAACTCGTGAACGACGAATCCGGCGCCACCGCCGTTGAATACGCCCTTCTTCTGGCCCTGGTGGCAGCTGTGATCTTTGGCGCTCTGCAACTCTTCGGCGGCGCTGTGGCCGGACTGTTCACGCTTCCGGACTGGTGA
- a CDS encoding M48 family metallopeptidase, with amino-acid sequence MIGLSAVILLIGQVATLPFSLALRQRRVDYGLTEQTLADWSIDLAKNYLLGLAVTSIALLVLVGCARRWRTWWPAIAGGACAGLVLAGSYVYPVLVEPLFNDFSSMPDGDTRSQILALADDQGVAVDDVLIADASRRTTTLNAYVSGFGDTRRVVVYDNLIESQPEDQVLSVVAHELAHAKHDDVLVGTGLGAFATLIGVGLLGLIASSARVRRRSGVGGLDDPRSVALVLGLMTVATLLASPVQNTISRHVELRADLDALRVSSPEAMVDLQRDLCLRAVCDPTPPAWSQFWFGSHPTVLERVTIAG; translated from the coding sequence GTGATCGGCCTCAGCGCGGTCATCCTGCTGATCGGTCAGGTCGCGACGTTGCCCTTCTCGTTGGCACTTCGTCAGCGGCGGGTGGACTACGGGCTGACCGAGCAGACCCTGGCCGACTGGAGTATCGATCTGGCCAAGAACTATCTACTGGGGCTCGCGGTCACCTCGATCGCGCTGCTGGTCCTGGTCGGATGTGCGCGACGCTGGCGAACCTGGTGGCCGGCGATCGCAGGCGGAGCCTGCGCCGGCCTCGTGCTCGCTGGGTCCTATGTCTATCCGGTGCTGGTCGAGCCGCTCTTCAATGACTTCTCATCGATGCCGGACGGTGACACTCGTTCGCAGATCCTGGCACTGGCCGACGATCAGGGCGTGGCGGTCGACGACGTGCTGATTGCCGACGCATCACGGCGTACGACGACGCTGAACGCCTATGTCTCCGGCTTCGGGGACACGCGCAGGGTCGTGGTCTATGACAACCTCATCGAGTCGCAGCCCGAGGACCAGGTCCTCTCGGTGGTCGCCCACGAGCTGGCGCACGCCAAGCACGACGACGTCCTGGTCGGCACCGGGCTCGGTGCATTCGCAACGTTGATCGGTGTCGGCCTGCTCGGGCTGATCGCCTCGAGTGCTCGGGTGCGGCGCAGGTCCGGGGTCGGGGGCCTGGATGATCCTAGGTCAGTCGCCCTGGTGCTCGGGCTGATGACGGTGGCCACCTTGTTGGCCAGCCCCGTGCAGAACACGATCAGTCGTCACGTCGAGCTCAGGGCCGACCTGGATGCGCTCCGGGTGTCGTCACCGGAGGCGATGGTGGACCTGCAACGAGACCTCTGCCTGCGAGCCGTCTGTGATCCGACGCCGCCGGCATGGTCGCAGTTCTGGTTCGGGAGCCATCCGACCGTGTTGGAGCGCGTCACGATCGCCGGCTAG
- a CDS encoding C40 family peptidase, which produces MHHGRKRAVAALASTTAIIAISLMPAAPSSADPDVETVRKNVDKLYHQAEVASERHNDAKLKLDDLKADLDALKADEKAQQKKVEGLTGAVSDSIAAQYEGQSISTTGKLVLSQDPDAFLEDLTTLSAYNDVQSQKLDSYTREVRALEIRREATQERAEELASTKKALAKEKASADSKLEKAEQLLSKLTAAERAEVAASENEGTSSNTSTSRTSARVPATVKASGRASDAINYAIAQVGKGYVHGGTGPSSFDCSGLTMMAWAQAGVSLPHSSQAQMGSGTPVSISQLQPGDLVFYYSPVSHVGIYIGNGQIVHAANPRTGVAYAPVSSMPISGAVRPG; this is translated from the coding sequence ATGCACCACGGACGGAAGCGCGCCGTTGCGGCGCTGGCCAGCACCACGGCCATCATTGCCATCAGCCTGATGCCCGCCGCTCCCAGCAGCGCGGATCCGGACGTTGAAACCGTCCGCAAGAACGTCGACAAGCTCTACCATCAGGCCGAGGTCGCCTCTGAGCGTCACAACGACGCCAAGCTGAAGCTCGATGACCTGAAGGCCGACCTCGACGCCCTGAAGGCGGACGAGAAGGCGCAGCAGAAGAAGGTGGAAGGTCTCACCGGAGCCGTTTCCGACTCCATCGCCGCTCAATATGAGGGCCAGAGCATCTCCACCACCGGCAAGCTGGTCCTCTCCCAGGATCCCGACGCGTTCCTCGAGGACCTGACGACGCTGTCGGCCTACAACGACGTGCAGTCGCAGAAGCTCGACAGCTACACCCGCGAGGTGCGGGCGCTGGAGATCCGTCGCGAGGCCACGCAGGAGCGTGCCGAGGAACTCGCCTCGACCAAGAAGGCTCTTGCCAAGGAGAAGGCCTCCGCCGACTCCAAGCTCGAGAAGGCCGAGCAGCTCCTGTCCAAGCTGACCGCCGCTGAGCGGGCTGAGGTCGCGGCAAGCGAGAACGAGGGCACCAGCAGCAACACCTCCACGTCGCGCACCAGCGCGCGCGTTCCCGCCACCGTGAAGGCCTCTGGTCGCGCGTCGGATGCGATCAACTACGCCATCGCACAGGTCGGCAAGGGCTATGTCCACGGCGGCACCGGCCCCAGCTCGTTCGACTGCTCCGGCCTGACCATGATGGCTTGGGCCCAGGCAGGCGTGAGCCTCCCGCACTCCTCGCAGGCACAGATGGGCTCCGGCACCCCGGTCTCCATCAGCCAGCTCCAGCCCGGAGACCTGGTCTTCTACTACAGCCCGGTCAGCCACGTCGGGATCTACATCGGAAACGGTCAGATCGTGCACGCGGCCAACCCGCGCACCGGCGTTGCCTACGCTCCGGTGTCCTCGATGCCGATCAGCGGCGCCGTCCGACCCGGCTGA
- a CDS encoding NYN domain-containing protein encodes MTDGVPTPGPMPEAVRSRLLNLASQALPQIADLPASVRKVATFAPARRAKLGGSLIASALETDDEFRVHVAKQVGLEMPALTEAVGSGVVPQAADPVDLAVLLWLNRPEGWVAEYDAVVARLETVVGPVENEKVARLETRLAQADRTAREAKAAHKAAVEELKAENAALRRKLGEARASVRSASTEAEQTVTDAAAHRAKAEAARTTAEAEARRLRTQLEEAQSALAAVRRETRSDRDEATLRARLLLDTLLDAGQGLRRELALPTLSGAPSDRVEADIARAGTRDPSGTNAMGPASPALLEQMLSMPRARLIIDGYNVSKTAWPDSTLEAQRIRLLNGLGPLVARTGAETTVVFDAASQTTRGIANAPRGVKVLFSPEGVIADDVIRDLVDAEPQGRVVVVVSTDQEIVSDVRRAGARAMWSAALIGLLAR; translated from the coding sequence ATGACCGACGGCGTGCCGACTCCCGGGCCGATGCCCGAGGCAGTGCGGTCGCGCCTACTCAACCTGGCCTCACAGGCGTTGCCACAGATCGCCGATCTGCCGGCATCGGTGCGCAAGGTGGCGACGTTCGCGCCGGCACGCCGCGCCAAGCTTGGTGGCTCTCTGATCGCCTCCGCGCTCGAGACCGACGACGAGTTCCGCGTCCATGTGGCCAAGCAGGTCGGTCTCGAGATGCCGGCGCTGACCGAGGCGGTCGGCTCCGGCGTCGTGCCCCAGGCCGCCGATCCCGTGGACCTGGCCGTGCTGCTCTGGCTGAACCGTCCCGAGGGGTGGGTTGCCGAGTATGACGCCGTGGTGGCGCGTCTCGAGACCGTGGTCGGGCCGGTGGAGAACGAGAAGGTAGCGCGACTCGAGACCCGCCTTGCCCAGGCGGACCGGACGGCACGCGAGGCGAAGGCAGCGCACAAGGCGGCGGTCGAGGAGCTGAAGGCCGAGAACGCGGCGCTGCGCCGTAAGTTGGGGGAGGCGCGTGCATCGGTCCGGTCGGCCTCGACCGAGGCTGAGCAGACGGTGACTGACGCGGCAGCCCACCGGGCAAAGGCCGAGGCGGCCCGAACCACGGCAGAGGCCGAGGCTCGACGCCTGCGGACCCAGCTCGAGGAGGCGCAGTCCGCGCTGGCTGCTGTACGCCGTGAGACACGGAGCGATCGCGACGAGGCGACCCTGCGAGCTCGGCTCCTGCTGGACACGCTGCTCGACGCGGGCCAGGGCCTGCGCCGAGAACTGGCGCTCCCGACGCTCAGCGGCGCCCCCAGTGATCGGGTGGAGGCGGACATCGCCCGAGCCGGCACCCGCGACCCCTCGGGAACAAACGCGATGGGGCCGGCCAGTCCGGCCCTCCTGGAGCAGATGCTGTCGATGCCACGCGCTCGGCTGATCATCGACGGTTACAACGTGAGCAAGACCGCGTGGCCCGACTCCACCCTGGAGGCGCAGCGGATCAGGCTGCTCAACGGGCTCGGTCCGCTCGTGGCCCGTACCGGCGCAGAGACGACTGTGGTCTTCGACGCCGCCTCGCAGACGACTCGCGGGATCGCCAACGCTCCCCGGGGGGTGAAGGTCCTGTTCAGTCCCGAGGGCGTGATCGCCGATGACGTGATCCGAGATCTGGTCGACGCCGAGCCCCAGGGGCGGGTCGTGGTGGTGGTGAGCACCGACCAGGAGATCGTCAGCGACGTACGTCGTGCCGGCGCGCGGGCAATGTGGTCAGCGGCCCTGATCGGCCTGCTCGCCCGGTGA
- a CDS encoding DEDD exonuclease domain-containing protein, which translates to MSSAVQPRSIQSGPPQWEAQRSFDELGRPLRDITFCVVDLETTGGSAAGGSMITEIGAVKVRGGEVLGEFQTLVNPHDQIPAFIAVLTGITNSMVAEAPSIDSALPAFLEFAEGCVLVAHNAPFDVGFLRHFAAQQERPWPPFEVLDTAKLARRVITRDDAPNCKLSSLAALFNSPTTPNHRALADAQATVHVLHGLMERLGNLGVHTIEELQTFSSKVTTAQRKKRHLAERLPHAPGVYLFKDRQDRVLYIGTSRDLRTRVRSYFTASETRSRMGEMVRLAEVVTGIECATTLEAQVRELRLIAEHKPRYNRRSRFPEKVRFIKLTREPWPRLSLVRKVLDDDADYLGPFASKNAAERCLAALHETFPIRQCTDRLPREPSRSACVVAEMGRCLAPCDGSVDSDTYAVVVRQLRDTLLRSPDDVVDVITERMERLAKDERFEEAGIHRDRLATFLRAAARTQRLSALSRCAELVAARREDDGRWTVHVIRHGRLAGAGVIPPGMDAHAFVDQLRLSSESVATGPGPIPAATAEESEKLLNWLESDGIRLVDVDGEWTCPVGGARRHLAIHDAVNESRKELAPFDDRRGISPVHQPAR; encoded by the coding sequence ATGAGCAGCGCGGTCCAACCCAGATCGATCCAGAGTGGGCCTCCCCAGTGGGAGGCGCAACGCAGTTTCGACGAGCTCGGGCGGCCGCTGCGCGACATCACCTTTTGCGTCGTCGACCTCGAGACCACCGGCGGGTCGGCAGCGGGCGGGTCGATGATCACCGAGATCGGTGCCGTGAAAGTTCGAGGCGGCGAGGTGCTGGGCGAGTTTCAGACCTTGGTCAATCCCCACGACCAGATCCCGGCATTCATCGCCGTGCTTACCGGCATCACCAACTCGATGGTCGCCGAGGCTCCCTCGATCGACTCGGCACTGCCGGCGTTCCTGGAGTTCGCCGAGGGGTGCGTCCTGGTCGCCCACAATGCCCCCTTCGACGTCGGTTTCCTCAGACACTTCGCCGCCCAGCAAGAGCGTCCGTGGCCGCCGTTCGAGGTGCTGGACACGGCCAAGCTCGCCCGTCGTGTGATCACGCGGGACGATGCCCCCAACTGCAAGCTGTCCTCCCTGGCCGCTCTGTTCAACAGTCCGACGACGCCGAACCACCGGGCCCTGGCCGATGCCCAGGCCACCGTCCACGTCCTGCACGGACTGATGGAACGACTGGGCAATCTCGGTGTCCACACGATCGAGGAGTTGCAGACCTTCTCCTCCAAGGTCACCACCGCGCAGCGCAAGAAGCGCCACCTGGCCGAGCGGCTCCCCCACGCGCCGGGTGTCTACCTCTTCAAGGACCGACAGGATCGCGTCCTCTACATCGGAACGTCGCGAGACCTCCGCACCCGGGTCCGCTCCTACTTCACGGCATCGGAGACGCGGTCCCGGATGGGCGAGATGGTGCGTCTGGCCGAGGTGGTCACCGGCATCGAGTGCGCCACCACGCTTGAGGCCCAGGTCCGGGAATTGCGGCTGATCGCCGAACACAAACCTCGGTACAACCGCCGCTCTCGGTTTCCGGAGAAGGTGCGTTTCATCAAACTGACCCGGGAGCCCTGGCCGAGACTGTCGCTCGTGCGCAAGGTGCTCGATGACGACGCCGACTACCTGGGTCCGTTCGCGTCGAAGAACGCGGCCGAGCGGTGCCTCGCGGCGCTGCACGAGACATTTCCGATCCGCCAGTGCACCGACAGGCTGCCCCGAGAACCCTCACGTTCTGCCTGCGTGGTCGCCGAGATGGGACGATGCCTGGCCCCCTGCGACGGCAGCGTGGACTCCGACACCTATGCCGTGGTGGTGCGGCAACTGCGAGACACGCTGCTGCGCAGCCCCGACGACGTCGTCGACGTGATCACCGAACGAATGGAACGCCTGGCCAAGGACGAACGGTTCGAAGAGGCCGGCATCCACCGCGACCGCCTGGCCACGTTCCTGCGAGCTGCCGCGCGGACCCAGCGCCTCTCCGCCCTCTCCCGATGCGCAGAGCTCGTGGCCGCGCGGCGCGAGGACGACGGTCGATGGACGGTGCACGTGATCCGTCACGGGCGGCTGGCAGGCGCTGGCGTGATCCCGCCCGGCATGGACGCCCACGCGTTCGTCGATCAACTGCGTCTCTCCTCGGAGTCGGTCGCCACCGGACCGGGACCCATCCCCGCTGCCACGGCAGAGGAGAGCGAGAAGCTGCTGAACTGGCTCGAGAGCGATGGCATCCGGCTCGTCGACGTCGACGGCGAGTGGACCTGCCCGGTCGGTGGAGCCCGTCGTCACCTGGCCATTCACGACGCCGTCAACGAGTCCCGCAAGGAGCTGGCCCCCTTTGACGACCGTCGGGGCATCTCCCCCGTACATCAGCCTGCCCGCTGA
- a CDS encoding Lrp/AsnC ligand binding domain-containing protein — protein MITAIVFVNADVARIPEVAEEIAALEGVSEVYSVTGQIDLIAMIRVKDHDAIASVVADRLNKVPGVVSTETHIAFRAYSQHDLESAFSLGLD, from the coding sequence GTGATCACAGCCATCGTCTTCGTGAACGCCGACGTCGCCCGCATCCCCGAGGTCGCCGAGGAAATCGCGGCCCTGGAGGGCGTCAGCGAGGTCTACTCGGTGACCGGCCAGATCGACCTGATCGCGATGATCCGGGTCAAGGACCACGACGCGATCGCCTCGGTCGTCGCGGACCGGCTCAACAAGGTCCCCGGAGTCGTCTCCACCGAGACCCACATCGCGTTCCGTGCCTACTCCCAGCACGACCTGGAGTCGGCGTTCTCGCTCGGCCTGGACTGA
- the trpD gene encoding anthranilate phosphoribosyltransferase, which produces MTAPTWPDVLTTVVGRSDLSVEQTRWAMGQILAGEATPAQVAGFAVALRSKGETVDEVVGLVEAMFEKAAPLSIPGRSLDIVGTGGDRSFSVNISSMSAIVAAGAGAQVVKHGGRSASSKSGSADVLEALGVRLDLDPAGVERVLAAAGITFCFAPTFHSALRHAAVPRKELGIATFFNLLGPLANPARPAAQAIGCADERLAPVLAGVFAKRGVDALVFRGDDGLDELTTTTTSTIWAVHGGQVERSTLDPRDFGLPLATAEDLRGGDTQHNADVVRRLLDGEQGPVRDAVVLNTGAALAVFDGDLDDLPASLASGIERARTAIDSGAAKATLEKWVAACAAG; this is translated from the coding sequence ATGACGGCGCCGACCTGGCCCGACGTCCTCACCACGGTCGTCGGTCGCTCAGACCTGTCGGTCGAGCAGACCCGTTGGGCGATGGGTCAGATCCTCGCCGGCGAGGCGACCCCTGCCCAGGTGGCCGGCTTCGCTGTCGCGCTGCGTTCCAAGGGAGAGACGGTCGACGAGGTCGTCGGCCTGGTCGAGGCGATGTTCGAGAAGGCAGCGCCCCTGTCCATCCCGGGTCGCAGTCTCGACATCGTCGGCACTGGTGGCGACCGGTCCTTCTCGGTGAACATCTCCTCCATGTCCGCGATCGTTGCCGCGGGCGCCGGCGCGCAGGTCGTGAAGCACGGGGGTCGCTCCGCCTCCTCCAAGTCCGGCTCCGCGGATGTGCTCGAGGCGCTCGGCGTACGCCTGGACCTCGACCCTGCCGGGGTGGAGCGGGTGCTGGCTGCCGCTGGCATCACTTTCTGCTTCGCGCCGACCTTCCACTCGGCCCTGCGCCACGCCGCCGTGCCGCGCAAGGAGCTCGGGATCGCGACGTTCTTCAACCTGCTCGGACCGTTGGCCAACCCTGCCCGTCCGGCTGCCCAAGCCATCGGCTGCGCGGATGAGCGCCTCGCCCCGGTCCTGGCCGGGGTGTTCGCGAAGCGGGGTGTCGACGCGCTGGTCTTCCGCGGCGATGACGGGCTCGACGAGCTCACCACCACGACCACCTCCACGATCTGGGCAGTGCACGGTGGGCAGGTCGAGCGTTCCACGCTCGACCCGCGTGACTTCGGCCTGCCGCTCGCCACGGCCGAGGACCTGCGCGGTGGAGACACCCAGCACAACGCGGACGTCGTACGCCGCCTCCTCGACGGCGAGCAGGGCCCGGTCCGGGACGCGGTGGTGCTCAACACGGGCGCGGCCCTGGCCGTGTTCGATGGCGACCTCGATGACCTGCCGGCCAGCTTGGCGTCCGGCATCGAGCGGGCCAGGACGGCGATCGACTCCGGTGCTGCGAAGGCGACCCTGGAGAAGTGGGTCGCGGCCTGCGCGGCTGGCTGA
- a CDS encoding response regulator transcription factor, whose amino-acid sequence MTNTTPLQILVYSDDVDTRQQVILALGRRPHPELPEFEYVEVATEPVVIQHMDAGGISLAILDGEAVPAGGMGIAKQLKDEIYQCPPVLVLTGRPQDAWLATWSRAEAAVSHPIDPIELATSVVNLLRSKVPSA is encoded by the coding sequence GTGACCAACACCACTCCGCTCCAGATCCTGGTCTACAGCGACGACGTGGACACCCGTCAGCAGGTGATCCTCGCGCTGGGCCGCCGCCCGCACCCGGAGCTGCCCGAGTTCGAGTACGTCGAGGTGGCCACCGAACCCGTCGTCATCCAGCACATGGACGCGGGCGGGATCTCGCTGGCGATCCTCGACGGAGAGGCCGTCCCGGCCGGCGGCATGGGCATCGCGAAGCAGCTCAAGGACGAGATCTATCAGTGCCCGCCGGTGCTGGTGCTGACCGGACGCCCGCAGGACGCGTGGTTGGCCACCTGGTCGCGCGCCGAGGCGGCGGTCTCCCACCCGATCGACCCGATCGAGCTCGCCACCTCCGTGGTGAATCTGTTGCGCTCCAAGGTGCCTTCGGCATGA